One genomic window of Vibrio natriegens NBRC 15636 = ATCC 14048 = DSM 759 includes the following:
- a CDS encoding glycosyl transferase family protein: MSSILECIRTVGRGERGRKPLNFDQAFQVMDEYLNGEFDDDQMAMLLMLIRVQNETQQEIAGFVKAFQSRMPAIGADIDWPCYAGKRQAAGQPWHLLSAKILSNNGYKVLMHGYHDRQSGRRHAEDYLNKLNIQKAQSTEEAKRILETENIVYLPLSVFAPRAEKMIGWKNRYGLRTPINTVVRALNPGQATIGIRGSFHPGFQQLHAEVEHEIGQTRHAVVSFKGQSGESEYNPKVSQTVWLSQTSGVTSHYWTEQMISEVPLPSSCLFETSEQDLTQMANTVIATMAVVLFAEMQDREKAYERAFSMWESYTQGA, from the coding sequence ATGAGCAGTATTTTGGAATGTATCCGCACGGTAGGACGCGGAGAGCGAGGCAGAAAACCTCTGAACTTTGATCAGGCCTTCCAAGTAATGGATGAGTACTTAAATGGTGAGTTTGACGATGACCAGATGGCGATGCTTTTGATGCTCATCCGAGTACAAAACGAAACTCAGCAAGAAATCGCAGGCTTTGTGAAAGCATTTCAGTCTCGTATGCCTGCAATAGGCGCAGATATTGATTGGCCTTGCTACGCAGGCAAACGTCAAGCAGCAGGGCAGCCATGGCACCTTCTTTCAGCAAAAATCCTTTCAAATAACGGCTATAAAGTTTTGATGCATGGCTATCATGATCGCCAGTCTGGACGTCGTCATGCAGAAGATTACCTAAACAAGCTTAACATTCAAAAAGCGCAATCAACGGAAGAAGCGAAACGAATCCTGGAGACAGAAAATATTGTCTACCTTCCTTTAAGCGTCTTTGCGCCTCGAGCTGAAAAGATGATTGGCTGGAAAAATCGTTATGGATTGAGAACGCCGATTAACACGGTTGTTCGCGCATTAAACCCTGGTCAAGCGACAATTGGAATTCGTGGCAGTTTTCACCCTGGTTTCCAGCAGCTTCATGCAGAAGTCGAGCATGAAATTGGACAGACGCGTCATGCAGTTGTGTCGTTCAAAGGTCAATCTGGTGAATCGGAATATAACCCTAAAGTCAGCCAAACCGTTTGGTTGAGCCAAACCAGTGGCGTCACTTCGCACTATTGGACTGAGCAAATGATTTCTGAAGTGCCTCTGCCATCTTCTTGCTTGTTTGAGACATCAGAGCAAGATTTAACACAAATGGCAAATACGGTGATTGCAACAATGGCGGTCGTACTATTTGCTGAAATGCAAGACCGAGAAAAAGCTTACGAACGAGCATTTTCGATGTGGGAGAGTTATACCCAAGGTGCCTAG